The following proteins are co-located in the Vigna unguiculata cultivar IT97K-499-35 chromosome 9, ASM411807v1, whole genome shotgun sequence genome:
- the LOC114196279 gene encoding serine carboxypeptidase-like 12 isoform X2 — protein MGKLNLRFISSDLVHYGLLLSLLLLSHYSFQPASSASRVKFLPGFEGPLPFVLETGYVGVGESEDVQTFYYFIQSENNPKEDPLMLWLNGGPGCSALTGLFLEMGFTYARTELAAQSSDTLLASQGHQFLRKWLIDHPNFLSNEVYIAGDSYAGIPLPAIVQEIAQGNEKGFQPSINLQGYILGNPITTRTEPNYAIPFAHGMALISDELYESLQKNCKGNFIDVDSENILCYRDMESFNKLVSRISIYNILEPWCESDHIVSPLRRSLIEKFPRKHFLKTDLKLPAVTCLTYTEFLSAYWANDDNVQTALHIHKGSIGTWIRCHRDSRFKYDILSSVEYHANLSRNGYRSLIYRYTRTYSNRMTFTTVKAAGHTAPLYKPEECFDMLSRWISKKAL, from the exons ATGGGAAAGTTGAATTTACGTTTCATTTCTTCAGATCTGGTTCACTATGGACTTCTACTTTCCCTACTTCTTTTATCGCACTATTCCTTTCAACCTGCATCTTCTGCCTCCAGAGTGAAGTTCCTTCCAGGATTCGAGGGACCTCTTCCTTTTGTTCTTGAAACTGG GTACGTGGGAGTGGGAGAATCAGAGGATGTGCAGACATTTTACTACTTCATTCAATCAGAAAACAACCCCAAGGAAGATCCTCTCATGCTTTGGCTTAACGGTGGTCCTGGTTGCTCAGCTCTGACTGGGCTTTTTCTTGAAATGG GCTTTACTTATGCCCGAACGGAACTTGCTGCTCAAAGTAGTGACACGTTGTTAGCTAGTCAAGGCCATCAATTTTTAAGAAAG TGGTTAATTGATCATCCAAATTTTTTGTCAAATGAAGTTTACATTGCTGGTGACTCATATGCTGGCATTCCACTTCCAGCAATTGTTCAAGAAATTGCACAAG GAAATGAAAAGGGGTTTCAACCAAGTATAAATCTCCAG GGATACATTTTGGGGAATCCAATAACAACGAGAACGGAGCCAAATTATGCAATCCCCTTTGCTCATGGAATGGCACTTATTTCTGATGAATTATATGag TCATTACAAAAGAATTGTAAAGGAAACTTCATCGATGTGGACTCCGAAAATATATTATGCTACAGAGATATGGAATCATTCAATAAG CTTGTATCAAGAATTTCTATCTACAATATTTTGGAGCCATGGTGTGAGAGTGATCATATCGTATCTCCTTTGAGAAGATCCTTAATTGAGAAATTTCCTAGAAAGCATTTCTTGAAAACTGATCTCAAATTGCCAGCCGTAACATGTCTG ACTTATACGGAATTCTTATCTGCTTATTGGGCAAATGATGATAATGTTCAAACTGCACTTCATATTCACAAG GGAAGTATAGGAACATGGATTCGTTGTCATCGTGATTCACGTTTCAAGTACGATATCTTAAGTAGTGTTGAATATCACGCAAATCTTAGTAGAAATGGCTATCGTTCACTAATATACAG ATACACAAGGACTTACTCTAATCGCATGACATTTACAACTGTGAAG
- the LOC114196279 gene encoding serine carboxypeptidase-like 12 isoform X1, giving the protein MGKLNLRFISSDLVHYGLLLSLLLLSHYSFQPASSASRVKFLPGFEGPLPFVLETGYVGVGESEDVQTFYYFIQSENNPKEDPLMLWLNGGPGCSALTGLFLEMGFTYARTELAAQSSDTLLASQGHQFLRKWLIDHPNFLSNEVYIAGDSYAGIPLPAIVQEIAQGNEKGFQPSINLQGYILGNPITTRTEPNYAIPFAHGMALISDELYESLQKNCKGNFIDVDSENILCYRDMESFNKLVSRISIYNILEPWCESDHIVSPLRRSLIEKFPRKHFLKTDLKLPAVTCLTYTEFLSAYWANDDNVQTALHIHKGSIGTWIRCHRDSRFKYDILSSVEYHANLSRNGYRSLIYSGDHDMASPFLGTQEWIRSLNYSIVDDWRPWNSNGQVAGYTRTYSNRMTFTTVKAAGHTAPLYKPEECFDMLSRWISKKAL; this is encoded by the exons ATGGGAAAGTTGAATTTACGTTTCATTTCTTCAGATCTGGTTCACTATGGACTTCTACTTTCCCTACTTCTTTTATCGCACTATTCCTTTCAACCTGCATCTTCTGCCTCCAGAGTGAAGTTCCTTCCAGGATTCGAGGGACCTCTTCCTTTTGTTCTTGAAACTGG GTACGTGGGAGTGGGAGAATCAGAGGATGTGCAGACATTTTACTACTTCATTCAATCAGAAAACAACCCCAAGGAAGATCCTCTCATGCTTTGGCTTAACGGTGGTCCTGGTTGCTCAGCTCTGACTGGGCTTTTTCTTGAAATGG GCTTTACTTATGCCCGAACGGAACTTGCTGCTCAAAGTAGTGACACGTTGTTAGCTAGTCAAGGCCATCAATTTTTAAGAAAG TGGTTAATTGATCATCCAAATTTTTTGTCAAATGAAGTTTACATTGCTGGTGACTCATATGCTGGCATTCCACTTCCAGCAATTGTTCAAGAAATTGCACAAG GAAATGAAAAGGGGTTTCAACCAAGTATAAATCTCCAG GGATACATTTTGGGGAATCCAATAACAACGAGAACGGAGCCAAATTATGCAATCCCCTTTGCTCATGGAATGGCACTTATTTCTGATGAATTATATGag TCATTACAAAAGAATTGTAAAGGAAACTTCATCGATGTGGACTCCGAAAATATATTATGCTACAGAGATATGGAATCATTCAATAAG CTTGTATCAAGAATTTCTATCTACAATATTTTGGAGCCATGGTGTGAGAGTGATCATATCGTATCTCCTTTGAGAAGATCCTTAATTGAGAAATTTCCTAGAAAGCATTTCTTGAAAACTGATCTCAAATTGCCAGCCGTAACATGTCTG ACTTATACGGAATTCTTATCTGCTTATTGGGCAAATGATGATAATGTTCAAACTGCACTTCATATTCACAAG GGAAGTATAGGAACATGGATTCGTTGTCATCGTGATTCACGTTTCAAGTACGATATCTTAAGTAGTGTTGAATATCACGCAAATCTTAGTAGAAATGGCTATCGTTCACTAATATACAG TGGCGATCATGACATGGCATCTCCTTTCTTGGGAACTCAAGAATGGATAAGATCTTTAAACTACTCTATTGTTGACGATTGGAGGCCATGGAATTCAAATGGCCAAGTTGCAGG ATACACAAGGACTTACTCTAATCGCATGACATTTACAACTGTGAAG
- the LOC114196279 gene encoding serine carboxypeptidase-like 18 isoform X3 yields the protein MLWLNGGPGCSALTGLFLEMGFTYARTELAAQSSDTLLASQGHQFLRKWLIDHPNFLSNEVYIAGDSYAGIPLPAIVQEIAQGNEKGFQPSINLQGYILGNPITTRTEPNYAIPFAHGMALISDELYESLQKNCKGNFIDVDSENILCYRDMESFNKLVSRISIYNILEPWCESDHIVSPLRRSLIEKFPRKHFLKTDLKLPAVTCLTYTEFLSAYWANDDNVQTALHIHKGSIGTWIRCHRDSRFKYDILSSVEYHANLSRNGYRSLIYSGDHDMASPFLGTQEWIRSLNYSIVDDWRPWNSNGQVAGYTRTYSNRMTFTTVKAAGHTAPLYKPEECFDMLSRWISKKAL from the exons ATGCTTTGGCTTAACGGTGGTCCTGGTTGCTCAGCTCTGACTGGGCTTTTTCTTGAAATGG GCTTTACTTATGCCCGAACGGAACTTGCTGCTCAAAGTAGTGACACGTTGTTAGCTAGTCAAGGCCATCAATTTTTAAGAAAG TGGTTAATTGATCATCCAAATTTTTTGTCAAATGAAGTTTACATTGCTGGTGACTCATATGCTGGCATTCCACTTCCAGCAATTGTTCAAGAAATTGCACAAG GAAATGAAAAGGGGTTTCAACCAAGTATAAATCTCCAG GGATACATTTTGGGGAATCCAATAACAACGAGAACGGAGCCAAATTATGCAATCCCCTTTGCTCATGGAATGGCACTTATTTCTGATGAATTATATGag TCATTACAAAAGAATTGTAAAGGAAACTTCATCGATGTGGACTCCGAAAATATATTATGCTACAGAGATATGGAATCATTCAATAAG CTTGTATCAAGAATTTCTATCTACAATATTTTGGAGCCATGGTGTGAGAGTGATCATATCGTATCTCCTTTGAGAAGATCCTTAATTGAGAAATTTCCTAGAAAGCATTTCTTGAAAACTGATCTCAAATTGCCAGCCGTAACATGTCTG ACTTATACGGAATTCTTATCTGCTTATTGGGCAAATGATGATAATGTTCAAACTGCACTTCATATTCACAAG GGAAGTATAGGAACATGGATTCGTTGTCATCGTGATTCACGTTTCAAGTACGATATCTTAAGTAGTGTTGAATATCACGCAAATCTTAGTAGAAATGGCTATCGTTCACTAATATACAG TGGCGATCATGACATGGCATCTCCTTTCTTGGGAACTCAAGAATGGATAAGATCTTTAAACTACTCTATTGTTGACGATTGGAGGCCATGGAATTCAAATGGCCAAGTTGCAGG ATACACAAGGACTTACTCTAATCGCATGACATTTACAACTGTGAAG
- the LOC114163447 gene encoding uncharacterized protein LOC114163447, which yields MPLDEDWRCKKFENGPRGDIKLMVAPLSIKDFVALVERARVMERMKAEVEAQQVQQQQRANGSSGSKPRGEERKKSYSRPQPQLASTQRCHGCGKTGHLVKDCPSSRGTTVRPSAQTLVQTQSCVQELGLSVSELQFDFVVSTPTSGLVRTSTMCTRCPVEVERRMYKVNVICLPLQGLDVILGMDWLSANRVLIDYWEKKLIFSNSEESKLLSSNRVVKEIRDGAKLKGCVP from the exons ATGCCACTGGATGAGGACTGGCGATGCAAAAAGTTTGAGAATGGACCACGGGGAGACATCAAGTTGATGGTGGCGCCGCtctccatcaaggattttgtaGCTTTGGTGGAAAGAGCTCGTGTTATGGAGCGGATGAAGGCTGAGGTAGAAGCTCAGCAAGTTCAGCAGCAGCAGAGGGCCAACGGATCATCTGGGTCCAAACCTAGAGGGGAAGAGAGGAAGAAATCCTATTCTAGGCCGCAACCTCAG TTGGCTAGTACGCAAAGATGTCATGGTTGTGGGAAGACGGGGCATTTGGTTAAGGATTGCCCCTCTTCTAGAGGGACTACGGTGAGGCCCTCGGCTCAGACCCTAGTTCAGACTC AGTCTTGTGTACAAGAGTTGGGTCTGTCGGTTAGTGAGTTACAATTCGATTTTGTGGTGTCTACTCCGACATCTGGGTTGGTTAGGACATCTACCATGTGCACTAGATGTCCAGTGGAGGTGGAGAGACGCATGTATAAAGTCAATGTCATATGCCTCCCTCTGCAAGGGCTAGATGtaatcttgggaatggattggctctccgCCAATCGCGTTCTCATCGACTATTGGGAGAAGAAGCTGATATTCTCTAACTCAGAGGAGTCTAAGTTGTTGTCTTCCAATAGGGTTGTGAAGGAAATCCGGGACGGCGCAAAACTCAAAGGATGTGTTCCCTGA